A portion of the Microlunatus phosphovorus NM-1 genome contains these proteins:
- a CDS encoding LysR family transcriptional regulator, whose protein sequence is MLLIGQVRAIRVLCQVADSGSFAAAARALGMTQSAASQHIGALEGVVGLPLVQRGTRPLELTEAGAALVRYGTVMLTQLDGAEQTLGEIGGRLAGRLRLGSFPTALVSFVGEALVKLREQRPGLQLTVVDEHMQGLVPRLESGELDLAVVFDHHPGLPGKVLGGLSHVTLFDDHYRALLPAGHRHASGAASLPLRALAGESWIGGRTGSTWFRIVQQACRTAGFEPRTILATDDYRAVQAFVAAGLGVAVVPGLAAAHPLPGIVVRELPTAPARRISVARLPGEPVLPQVRAMTDILIDVTARLRRPPDRRTDQGEGVHRRAGSQTSEARRVAPPAS, encoded by the coding sequence GTGTTGCTAATAGGTCAGGTCAGGGCGATCCGGGTGCTCTGCCAGGTGGCCGACTCCGGGTCGTTCGCCGCGGCGGCCCGCGCGCTCGGGATGACGCAGTCGGCGGCCAGCCAGCACATCGGTGCGTTGGAAGGCGTGGTCGGGCTGCCGCTGGTGCAGCGCGGGACCCGTCCGCTCGAGCTGACCGAGGCGGGCGCCGCGCTGGTGCGCTACGGCACGGTGATGCTCACCCAGCTCGACGGCGCGGAACAGACGCTGGGGGAGATCGGTGGCCGGCTCGCGGGGCGGCTGCGGCTCGGGAGCTTCCCGACGGCGCTGGTGTCGTTCGTCGGCGAGGCGTTGGTCAAGCTGCGCGAGCAGCGTCCGGGACTGCAGCTCACCGTGGTCGACGAGCACATGCAGGGACTCGTGCCGAGGCTGGAGAGCGGCGAGCTCGATCTGGCGGTGGTGTTCGACCACCACCCGGGGCTGCCAGGGAAGGTGCTCGGAGGGCTGTCGCACGTCACCCTCTTCGATGACCACTACCGCGCTCTACTGCCAGCCGGTCATCGACATGCCTCGGGCGCAGCGAGCCTGCCGCTGCGGGCGCTCGCCGGGGAGTCGTGGATCGGCGGGCGGACGGGCAGCACCTGGTTCCGAATCGTGCAGCAGGCCTGCCGTACGGCCGGTTTCGAGCCGAGGACGATCCTGGCCACCGACGACTACCGCGCCGTGCAAGCCTTCGTCGCCGCCGGCCTCGGGGTGGCGGTGGTGCCGGGTCTGGCCGCGGCGCACCCGTTGCCGGGCATCGTCGTCCGCGAGCTCCCGACGGCTCCGGCCCGCCGGATCAGTGTCGCCCGGTTGCCGGGTGAGCCCGTGCTGCCGCAGGTCCGGGCGATGACGGACATCCTGATCGACGTCACGGCGCGGCTGCGTCGGCCACCGGATCGCCGCACTGACCAAGGCGAAGGAGTCCACCGGCGAGCGGGGTCCCAGACGAGTGAGGCTAGACGAGTGGCGCCACCTGCGTCATGA
- a CDS encoding glycoside hydrolase family 3 C-terminal domain-containing protein, giving the protein MSEAPELPNASELTLEEKASLTSGRDFWTLKGIDRFGIPPIMVTDGPHGLRKQTGGSDHLGLAGSVPATCFPPAVGLSATFDPELAARVGEALGVESAIEDVAVILGPGINIKRSPLCGRNFEYMSEDPIVSGVMGVGLVRGIQSKGVGSSLKHFAANNQETERMRASSDIDPRPLHEIYLRGFHRVVTETQPWTVMCSYNRLNGVYTSEDPWLLTDLLRGDWGFEGLVVSDWGAVNDRVVGLPAGLDLEMPASNGRTDAQLVTAVRDGRLDEKYLDIAADRVLDLIRKSLARPAVDGPLDVDAHHALAREVAGRSIVLLKNDGGVLPLSPSTKVAVIGAFAETPRFQGAGSSQINPTRLDTGLAEIRALADGEVAYAPGFTIDGSGDAAALRTEAVEVAGAAEKVVLFLGVPAAEESEGFDREHIDLPAAQLELLDAVRAANPNVVVVLSNGGVVALPFADEVPAILETWLLGQAGGGGTADVLYGVVNPSGKLAETIPLRLEDNPSYGNFPGEFLHVRYGEGLLVGYRWYDAKGLDVRYPFGHGLSYTTFEFGDASASVNADGDIEVSVPVTNTGTVAGREVVQAYFSLPGSSISRPPRELKAFQSVAIEPGETATVTLVARRDDLAYWDLRVDGWIVESGTYTVEVGASSRDLRTSTTVEIAGDEPDFPLSLNSSYDEVFAHPVVGPTMAAACKAALAGDDENLLNMIGSVPVNRLDGFPLPRAKVLEILAEVGVTE; this is encoded by the coding sequence ATGTCCGAAGCACCCGAACTGCCGAACGCATCTGAGCTCACGCTCGAGGAGAAGGCGTCGCTGACCAGCGGACGCGACTTCTGGACGCTGAAGGGCATCGACCGGTTCGGCATTCCGCCGATCATGGTGACCGACGGCCCGCACGGCCTGCGCAAGCAGACCGGCGGATCCGATCACCTCGGACTCGCCGGCAGTGTGCCCGCCACCTGCTTCCCGCCGGCCGTAGGGCTGTCCGCGACTTTCGACCCCGAGCTGGCGGCCCGGGTCGGTGAGGCACTCGGCGTCGAGTCCGCGATCGAGGACGTCGCGGTGATCCTCGGACCCGGCATCAACATCAAGCGGTCCCCGCTGTGCGGCCGGAACTTCGAATACATGTCGGAGGATCCGATCGTCTCCGGTGTGATGGGCGTCGGGCTGGTACGCGGCATCCAGTCGAAGGGGGTCGGCTCCTCCCTGAAGCACTTCGCCGCGAACAATCAGGAGACCGAGCGGATGCGGGCATCGTCCGACATCGATCCGCGGCCGCTGCATGAGATCTATCTGCGCGGCTTCCACCGGGTGGTCACCGAGACCCAGCCGTGGACGGTGATGTGCTCCTACAACCGGCTCAATGGTGTCTACACCTCCGAGGATCCGTGGCTGCTGACCGATCTGCTGCGCGGTGATTGGGGCTTCGAAGGTCTGGTCGTCTCCGACTGGGGTGCCGTCAACGATCGCGTCGTCGGCCTGCCTGCCGGCCTCGATCTGGAGATGCCCGCGAGCAACGGACGTACCGATGCTCAGCTGGTCACCGCAGTCCGCGACGGTCGACTCGACGAGAAGTACCTCGACATCGCCGCCGACCGGGTGCTCGACCTGATCCGGAAATCACTGGCCCGCCCGGCGGTCGACGGGCCGTTGGACGTCGATGCGCATCACGCGCTGGCTCGCGAGGTCGCCGGCCGCTCGATCGTGCTGCTGAAGAATGACGGCGGCGTCTTGCCGCTCAGCCCCTCGACCAAGGTCGCCGTGATCGGCGCCTTCGCCGAGACGCCGCGCTTCCAGGGTGCCGGCTCGTCCCAGATCAACCCGACCCGGCTCGACACCGGCCTGGCCGAGATCCGCGCACTGGCCGACGGCGAGGTCGCGTACGCCCCGGGCTTCACGATCGACGGCTCCGGGGACGCCGCGGCACTGCGTACGGAGGCCGTCGAGGTGGCCGGCGCTGCCGAGAAGGTCGTGCTGTTCCTGGGTGTCCCGGCAGCGGAGGAGTCGGAGGGCTTCGATCGCGAGCACATCGATCTGCCGGCAGCTCAGCTGGAGCTGCTGGATGCCGTGCGCGCCGCCAACCCGAACGTCGTCGTGGTGCTGTCCAACGGCGGCGTGGTGGCACTCCCCTTCGCCGACGAGGTGCCGGCGATCCTCGAAACCTGGCTGCTCGGCCAGGCCGGTGGCGGCGGCACCGCCGATGTCCTCTACGGGGTGGTGAACCCGTCCGGGAAGCTGGCCGAGACCATTCCGCTGCGGTTGGAGGACAACCCCTCGTACGGCAACTTCCCCGGTGAGTTCCTGCACGTGCGTTATGGCGAAGGCCTGCTGGTGGGCTACCGCTGGTATGACGCCAAGGGTCTGGACGTCCGCTACCCCTTCGGCCACGGTCTGTCGTACACGACGTTCGAGTTCGGCGACGCGTCCGCCTCGGTCAATGCCGACGGCGACATCGAGGTGTCGGTACCGGTGACCAACACCGGTACGGTCGCCGGACGCGAGGTCGTGCAGGCGTACTTCTCGCTGCCGGGCTCCTCGATCTCCCGCCCGCCGCGCGAGCTGAAGGCCTTCCAGAGCGTGGCGATCGAGCCGGGCGAGACCGCGACCGTCACCTTGGTGGCGCGCCGCGACGACTTGGCCTATTGGGATCTCCGCGTCGACGGCTGGATCGTCGAGAGCGGCACCTACACCGTCGAGGTCGGCGCCTCCAGCCGTGACCTGCGGACGAGCACCACCGTCGAGATCGCCGGCGACGAGCCTGACTTCCCGCTGAGCCTGAACTCCAGCTACGACGAGGTCTTCGCTCATCCGGTGGTGGGACCGACCATGGCGGCAGCGTGCAAGGCAGCACTCGCCGGCGACGACGAGAACCTGCTGAACATGATCGGCAGTGTGCCGGTCAACCGGCTGGACGGTTTCCCGCTGCCGCGCGCCAAGGTGCTGGAAATCCTCGCCGAAGTCGGTGTGACCGAGTAG
- a CDS encoding LLM class flavin-dependent oxidoreductase yields the protein MRYGAHLPLIDFDGRGWPLPTLTGYVRTAAGLGLSALAANDHLVFQRPWLDGIVALASIVEASGDLELATTAVLPVVRGTATVASSAAALDALSGGRLRLGLAPGSSPADFAAVGVPFDQRWSRFDDAVVALRRERPERPLWVASWGSPAGLRRVARLGDGWLASAYNTSPEQVVSGLQVLSDELTRLRREDRRLPCTVATMWLHITGSRTERESTLELLAGMLGRSGEDLAGRVLVGAPEQCAGLVRAYAEAGVDLLCLWPIVEPERQLERFMTQVAPLV from the coding sequence ATGCGGTATGGCGCGCACCTGCCGCTCATCGACTTCGACGGTCGAGGCTGGCCGCTGCCGACGCTGACCGGGTACGTCCGAACCGCCGCGGGACTCGGCCTCTCGGCACTGGCGGCAAATGATCACCTGGTGTTCCAGCGCCCGTGGCTGGACGGGATCGTGGCGCTGGCCAGCATCGTCGAGGCCAGCGGCGACCTGGAGTTGGCCACCACCGCAGTGCTCCCGGTGGTCCGCGGCACCGCGACTGTCGCCAGTTCGGCGGCTGCCCTGGACGCACTCTCCGGCGGACGGCTGCGGCTCGGGCTCGCTCCGGGTTCGTCGCCGGCGGACTTCGCCGCAGTCGGGGTGCCCTTCGATCAGCGATGGTCCCGGTTCGACGACGCGGTCGTCGCGCTCCGACGGGAGCGCCCGGAGCGTCCGCTCTGGGTGGCGAGCTGGGGTTCACCAGCGGGCCTGCGCCGCGTGGCCAGGCTCGGTGACGGCTGGCTCGCCTCCGCGTACAACACCTCGCCCGAGCAGGTGGTCAGCGGACTGCAGGTCTTGAGCGACGAGCTCACCCGGCTCCGCAGGGAGGACCGGAGACTCCCCTGCACGGTCGCGACGATGTGGCTCCACATCACCGGCAGCCGGACCGAGCGCGAGTCGACCCTCGAGCTGCTCGCCGGCATGCTCGGCCGGTCCGGGGAGGACCTGGCAGGCCGAGTGCTGGTGGGCGCGCCCGAGCAGTGCGCTGGTCTGGTACGCGCCTACGCCGAGGCCGGCGTCGATCTGCTCTGTCTGTGGCCGATCGTCGAGCCGGAACGCCAGCTCGAGCGCTTCATGACGCAGGTGGCGCCACTCGTCTAG